A window from Felis catus isolate Fca126 chromosome B1, F.catus_Fca126_mat1.0, whole genome shotgun sequence encodes these proteins:
- the CLU gene encoding clusterin has translation MKTLLLLVGLLLTCENGRVLGDKAVSDAELQEMSTEGSKYINKEIKNALKGVKQIKTLIEQTNEERKSLLSNLEEAKKKKEDALSDTKDSEMKLKASEGVCNDTMMALWEECKPCLKQTCMKFYARVCRSGSGLVGQQLEEFLNQSSPFYFWINGDRIDSLLENDRQQTHALDVMQDSFNRASRIMDELFQDRFFTREPQDTYHYSPFSSLQRRPFFFNPKSRFARNVMPFPAFQPLNFHDMFQPFFDMIHQAQQAMDINLQRIPYHFPMEFTEEDNQDRMVCKEIRHNSTGCLRMKDQCDKCQEILSVDCSASNPSQVLLRQELNNSLQMAEKFTKLYDELLRSYQEKMFNTSSLLKQLNEQFSWVSQLANLTQSEDPFYLQVTTVSSQTSDSNVPSGFTKVVVKLFDSDPISVMVPEEVSRNNPKFMETVAEKALQEYRQKNGEK, from the exons ATGAAGACTCTCCTACTGTTGGTGGGGCTGCTGCTGACCTGTGAGAATGGACGGGTTCTGGGAGACAAGGCGGTCTCAGACGCAGAGCTCCAGG AAATGTCCACTGAGGGGAGTAAGTACattaacaaggaaattaaaaacgCCCTCAAGGGCGTGAAACAGATAAAGACTCTGATAGAACAGACAAACGAAGAGCGCAAATCCCTGCTCAGCAACTTAGAAGAagccaagaagaagaaagag GATGCCCTAAGTGATACCAAGGACTCTGAAATGAAGCTGAAGGCGTCCGAGGGGGTGTGCAATGACACCATGATGGCCCTCTGGGAGGAGTGTAAGCCGTGCCTGAAACAGACCTGCATGAAGTTCTATGCTCGCGTCTGCAGAAGCGGCTCGGGCCTGGTTGGCCAACAG CTTGAGGAGTTCCTGAACCAGAGTTCTCCCTTCTACTTCTGGATTAATGGCGACCGCATCGACTCCCTGCTGGAGAACGACCGGCAGCAGACCCACGCCCTGGACGTCATGCAGGACAGCTTCAACCGGGCATCCAGAATTATGGACGAGCTTTTCCAGGACAGATTCTTCACCCGTGAGCCCCAGGATACTTACCACTACTCACCCTTCAGCTCATTACAGAGGAGGCCTTTCTTCTTCAATCCCAAGTCCCGCTTCGCCCGGAACGTAATGCCTTTCCCTGCATTCCAACCCTTGAACTTCCACGACATGTTTCAACCCTTCTTCGACATGATACACCAGGCTCAACAGGCCATGGACATCAACCTCCAGAGAATTCCCTACCACTTTCCGATGGAATTCACAGAAG AAGACAACCAAGACCGTATGGTGTGCAAGGAGATCCGTCACAACTCCACGGGGTGCCTGAGGATGAAGGACCAGTGTGACAAGTGCCAGGAGATCTTGTCAGTGG ACTGTTCTGCCAGCAACCCCTCTCAGGTGCTGCTGCGGCAGGAACTTAACAACTCCCTGCAGATGGCAGAGAAGTTCACCAAGCTGTACGACGAGCTGCTTCGGTCCTACCAGGAGAAGATGTTCAACACGTCCTCTCTGCTGAAGCAGCTGAACGAGCAGTTTAGCTGGGTGTCCCAGCTGGCTAATCTCACCCAGAGTGAAGACCCATTCTATCTCCAGGTCACTACG gTGAGCTCCCAGACTTCTGACTCCAACGTTCCCTCTGGCTTCACTAAGGTGGTTGTGAAGCTCTTTGATTCCGACCCCATCTCTGTGATGGTCCCAGAGGAAGTCTCCAGGAACAATCCTAAATTTATGGAGACTGTGGCAGAGAAGGCCCTTCAGGAATACCGTCAAAAGAACGG ggaGAAATGA